The genomic stretch GACAGAGATATATTTTTAAGGTTATGCTCTTTAGCACCTCTTATTTCTATAGAATTATTAGCCATTGATCTATCCTCAATAAAAAAGTTAAACTATTATAACATAAATTCTATATAAAAAAAGGTTTTATAAATAGCAAATATTAATAAATAAATTTTACTACATACATTACACTTTGAACAGACTATTAATTTTATTATTTTATTAACCGCACGTAGAATGAAGCTAAAAAATAAAGCTAATTTATAATTAAAATTTCACAAAAACAAAATAATTCTCTAACCGTGCGTTAATGATATTGTTAATATAATCAAAGCTAGGGTGGGTAATTAATAATTTGTAATTATGATGCAAATATAATTTTGATTATAATTAAAAAAACAAAGTTATAAAATCTAATGGGCGGGAATTTAATAAAAGTTATAAAATATTAGTTTATATATCTATTATGAAAACTCATTAATTTTCACAATAGATATATAATTAATATAATTTTATTTTTTACATAATTCTAAACACTTTTCAAGCCATTTACAGGTATTTTCTTCCCGCATAATAGCTCCCATAAGCACTAAATAATCGCTGAAAGCATTTGTATTTTTTTCAGGTATAATGCCATTAAATTTTCTCTGACTATCTTTTAAATATTCAAGTCTTTTTTCATGCTGATTAAGATGATTTATAATTAATTCTTCTCTTGTTTTTTCTGATAAACAATCAGAGAAAAATAACTGCAGTCTGAACTCATCTTTGAATGTAGGGGGGATATCTATTTTTGATTCAAGCCATTTCATAAAATCATTTCTCCCTAGTTCTGTAATAGAATATAATTTCTTCTCCAATACAGTACCTGATATCTCTATCTTATATTCAACCATACCTTTTTCATTAAGAGATTTTAATTCCGGATATA from Brachyspira murdochii DSM 12563 encodes the following:
- a CDS encoding PadR family transcriptional regulator is translated as MGVLKYAILGLLNQKNMTGYDITKEFEETLCEFWSAKHSQIYPELKSLNEKGMVEYKIEISGTVLEKKLYSITELGRNDFMKWLESKIDIPPTFKDEFRLQLFFSDCLSEKTREELIINHLNQHEKRLEYLKDSQRKFNGIIPEKNTNAFSDYLVLMGAIMREENTCKWLEKCLELCKK